TTCAGATTTGGCCGTACGAGCACCACCTTCTCCCGCATCAACCGACGAGACGCCCGGCGAGGCCGTCGACGCACAACCTTCTCCCCCATCAAGCGATGAGACGCCCGGCGAGGCCGTCCATGCACAACCTTCTCCCGCATCAAGCAACCAGACACCCGGCGAGGCCGTCGAAGCACCACCTTCTCCCCCATCAAGCGACGAGACGCCGGTCGAGGCCGTAGAAGCACCACCTTTTCCCACATCAAATGAAGAGACGCTAGGCAAGGCCAATGATGCACCACCTTCTCCCGCATCAAATGACGAGACGCACAGCGGCGCCGTGGATGCACAACCTTCTCCCCCATCAAGTGACGAGACGCCCGGCCAAGCCGTTGAAGCACCACCTTCTCCCACATCAAGCGACGAGACCCCCGGCGGCGTCGTGGATTCCAAGAGAGGTAATTACTCCTTTTCTCTGGAGAACAGTTGTTAAGTTAGCTTTTTTTCAAAACTCAAGACTGACTAAATTAAATACTTCCTCCTttccataatgtaagacgttttttgacactacagTAATGTCAAAAACCGTCCtttattatgggacagagggagtagcaaACAAACTAatgctactccctccttccaaaTACACAAGGCTTAATACATTTTTACGGTATCCTTCGAGGCTTTGACCATTGGTTAGAATAATAGTATATGACGATGTGTATGTTCAAAAAATATATCATTGAACAATAGTATATGATGTGTATGTTTAAAAAGGTATATCAACAAATTCATATGTGGAAGAAGTTTTTTTTACTAATGATATTTAATTTCATACATCTTATATATTATTAATTTTATCAATAATAAAAGAAAATCTAGAAAAATGTGTTAGCCTTTTTATGTTTGGACAGGCGGAGTAACACACACGGTATTAGTTGTACAGTACCAATATGAAGTATATACTCTCTCTGGAATAAAATAAAAGTCAGCCACCTGGATTTCAGGACTTCAATTTGATTAGTGAAAAATGTGTTGTATatgaaaaaaaatattttcaacattCAATCATCCAATGAACTTTGTAAACATATGTTGTTTTGGCATATTTTACATGTTTTCGTAGTTAAATTAACGACCTAAATTCCCATGCGAAACTTATATTCCACCCGTAAAGAGCACTGTATAGTTAGGTGCTGCTCGTAAATGAAATAGTCTAACGGCAATAGAAAATTACCCAATAGTGACCAAAGAAAACTTAATAGAAGTTTCAAGCTAGTGTACTAATCACTAACTCTTGTCTGCAAGATACAGATGTGGCAGCACCAAGAAGCAAGTCAACTTGCGATTTCAGCGGTAAACGAATGGACATCTGCGCCATGGAAGGTGATCTCCGTATGCATGGCAAAGCCGCCACAGTGTATGTGGTCTCAGCGTCTGGCGACAGCTACCGGCCAGAGAACGGGATGGTGACGATCCACCCCTACCCGCGCAAGATGGAGACAGAGACGATGCAGACTATCAGGGAGGTGACCATCCGCTGGAATGACCCTCCAGGACCGGATGCGCCACGGTGCACGGTGACGCACGATGTCCCTGCGTTGGTCTTCTCCACCGGCGGCTACCTCAGCAACTTGTTCCACGCCATGACCGACGGCATCATCCCTCTCTTCAACACCGTGCGGGAGTACAACGGCCGCGTCCAGCTCGTGGTCACCGACTACAACCACGAGTGGGTTGACAAGTTCCGAGACATCCTCGCCGCGCTCTCCAACTACCCGGTCATCGACTTCGATGCCGACAACGAGGTACGTTGCTTCCCGTCGGTGCACGTCGGCACCGAGAGCCATAAGGAGCTAGGGATCATCCCTGCCCTCTCCCGCAAGGGCTACACTATGACGGACTTCCGGGACTTTCTCCGGTCGGTCTACTCGCTGAAGCGTGAGTGGTCGACCCCCGTAAACCGGGCCTCCGGCGACAGGCCTCGTCTCGCCATGATACTGCGGCGCAACTCGAGGACGTTCGCAAACGAGGCGGAGACCATCGCAGCAGCCACGGAGGTCGGATTCGAGGTGGTGCCGGCAGGGCCGGAGGCCATGAGCGACATGGCCCGGTTCGCGGAGGTGATGAACTCGTGCGACGTGATGGTGGGCGTGCATGGTGCTGGGCTCGCCAACATGGTGTTCCTCCCTCGCAACGCCACGGTGCTGCAGGTCGTCCCGTGGGGCGACCTGAGCTGGGCGTCCTTCAGTGCCTTCGGCGCGCCGACGGCTGACATGGGGCTCCGGTACGTCAAGTACGAGGCCACCGCCGAGGAGACGACGCTCAAGTATGTATACCCGAGGGACCACGCCGTCTTCACCGACGTCCCCTCCATAAACAAGCAAGGGTACAGTATGACGTGGCGGATCTTCCTCAACGGTCAGAACATCACCCTCGACATCGACCGCTTCAGAGGGGTGCTGCAGCAAATCTACCAGAGTACTATAATGGCCGATCCAGTCGTGGAAGCACTACCTCCTCCCAACGAGATGCCCAGCGAGGCCGTCGATGCGAACAAAGGTAACTAATAACCTTTTCTGTGCAGAACTTGTGAGGCTCAGTTAGCTTGTTCGAAAGTCAAAATCTGAATAAATTGAATATTGCAATCTGTTGCAGATCTCAAAAACGAGGAGAACGGGGGAGCAGATGGTTCTTTGATAAAACCAGGTACGTACAAAGTATGTTGCATATTCAAGCGCTGGGTATTTGCATTCGTATTTGGTTGGGCCACTCTGGCTAGCAAGGAGAAAACATATAATTGTTGGCGATAATAGAGTTTGGTAGCAAACTAACTTACAATACTAACAGACTTACTCGAAAATATAACTAATAAATATTGTGTGCATGATGCAGATGTGCCGGCACCAAGAAGCAAGTCAAGTTGCGACTTCCGCAATGAACGCATGGACGTCTGCGCCATGGAAGGCGATGTCCGTATGCACGGCAAAGACGCCACCGTGTACGTGGTCTCAGCGTCCGACGACAGCTATCGGCCAGAGAACGGGGTGTTGATGATCCACCCTTACACACGCAAGTGGGAGCCACAAACCATGCAGACTGTCCGGGAGGTGATCATCCGCTGGAGCGACCCACCGGGACCAGAAGAGCCACGGTGCACGGTGACACATGACGTCCCCGCGGTGGTCTTCTCCTCCGGCGGCTACCTCGCCAACTTCTTCCATGCCATGACTGATGGCATCATCCCTTTGTTCAACACTGCGCGGGAGTACAATGGCCGCGTCCAGCTCGTGGCCACCGACTACGACCCCAAGTGGATTGGTAAGTTCCGGAATATCCTCGGCGCGCTCTCCAACTACCCGGTCATCGACTTCGACGCCGACGATGAGGTGCGTTGCTTCCCGTCGGTGCGCGTCGGCACCGAGAGCCATAAGGAGCTAGGGATCATCCCTGCTCTATCCCGCAAGGGCTACACGATGACGGACTTCCGAGAGTTTCTCCGGTCGGCCTACTCGCTAAAGCGTGAGTGGTCGACCCCCGTAAACCGGGCCGCAGGCGACAGGCCTCGTCTCGTCATGCTGCTGCGACGCAGGTCGAGGGAGTTCGCAAATGAGGCGGAGGCCATCGCAACTGCTACGGAGGTTGGCTTCGAGGTGGTCCCTGCGGGGCCGGAGGTCGTGAGCGACATGGCCCAGTTCGCGGAGGTGGTGAACTCGTGCGACGTGATCATGGGCGTGCATGGCGCAGGGCTCACCAACCTGGTGTTCCTCCCGCGCAATGGCACGGTGCTGCAGGTCGTCCCGTGGGGCGACATGAGGTGGGCGTCCTTCAGTGCCTTCGGCGCTCCGACCGCCGACATGGGGCTCCGGTACGTCGAGTACGAGGCGACCGCCGAGGAGACGACGCTCAAGTACGTATACCCGAGGGACCACGCCGTCTTCACCGACCCCCGCTCCATACAGAAGCAGGGGTTCGGTGTGGCTTGGGGGACCTTCTTCAACGGCCAGAATGTCACCCTCGACATCAACCGCTTCAGAGGGGTCTTGCAGCAAATCTACCATGATAGTGTGTTGCCCGATCCTTCGCTTGATTCAGCTCCGGTCGTGGAAGCACCACCCTCTCCCGGATCAAGCGACGCCGTCGATGCGAACAGAGGTAATCAACTACCGTTTCTCTGCAGAACGGAGGTTCAGTTAGCTTGTTCAAAAGTCAAGTCTGACTAAATTGAATTTCTGTTGCAGATCTCGGGAATGAAAAAGGGCTCCAAGCCATGAACGGGGGAGTAGATGGTTCTTCGATAAAATCAGGTACGTGCAAAGTATAGTGCATATTCAAGCGCTATGTATTCACATTCGTAATTTTGTTGAGGCAACGAGTTTCGCGATATATACTAGAATTTGGTAGCAAACGAACTAATACTAACAGACATTGCGTTGGTTGTACATACAGTAGCAACATATAGAGTATATAAAAAGCATCAGGGAGCTTGGAATTTTTGCTAGCGAAAATACATTTTCTACATCAtaaaaaatttggaaaaaaatacaCATATAGTATGAAATTTATGAACATAtatgttcatatgtgatgtacaCACAAAAAACAAATATATAGATCACCCGCAAAAAAAGACAAATATATTAGATAAAATTGGTTAAATCTTTGTTACATTTTGTGCCATAATTTTGTCTTCTTTTTGTAGCCTTCCAATAATCATATATTATTTAATAAAATTTTACACAAACTTAGAGAACATGTGTACGTAGTTGTAGAAAAAAACGATATTTTTTGTAAATTTTAAATATATTTTGATTTTTGTTTTGAAAAACGGCACCCTAGAGCCAGTCCTATAAAACGCCGTTCTCGTGTAACAAGGAGCTGCCAATGATGAAATAATCCAACTGCAATTGAAATTTTCCCAAGATTGACAAAAGAAAACCTAAAGCGAAGTTTCTGACTAGAACTAATTAAGACTATTGTTCCTCAAAGAAAAAACTAATAGCTATTGTGTGCTGATACAGATGTGGCAGCACCAAGAAGCAAGTCAAGTTGCGACTTTCGCAGTGAGCGGATGGACACTTGCGCCATGGAAGGCGACGTCCGTATGCACGGCAAAGCCGCCAGTGTGTATGTGGTCTCAGCGTCTGATGACAGTTACCGACCTGAGAGCGGGACGGTGACGATCCACCCGTACACGCGCAAGTGGGAGCCACAGACTATGCAGACTGTTAGGGAGGTGACCATCCGATGGAGTGCCCCACCGGGGCCGGATCCGCCAGGGTGCACGGTGACGCACGACGTCCCCGCGGTGATTTTCTCCTCCGGTGGCTACCTCGCCAACTTCTTCCACGCCATGACCGACGGCATCATCCCTCTTTTCAACACTGCGCGGGAGTACGAAGGCCGCGTCCAGCTCGTGGCCACCGACTACGACTCGAAATGGCTTGGCAAGTTCAAGGATATCCTCGCCGCACTCTCCATCTACCCCGTCATCGACTTCGACGCTGACGACGAGGTCCGTTGCTTCCCGTCAGTGCGCGTCGGCACCGAGAGCCATAAGGAACTAGGGATCATCCCAGCTCTGTCCCGCAAGGGCTACACAATGACCGACTTCCGGGACTTTCTCCGGTCAGCCTACTCATTGAAGCGTGAGTGGGCGACCCCCGTAAACATAACCTCCGGCGACAGGCCTCGTCTCGTCATGGTGTCGCGGCGCAGGTCGAGGGAGATCGCCAACGAGGCGGAGGCCGTCGCAACTGCCACGGAGGTTGGCTTTGAGGTGGTCCCTGCGGGGCCGGAGGTCGTGAGCGACATGGCCCGGTTCGCGGAGGTGGTGAACTCATGCGACGTGATATTGGGTGTGCACGGCGCCGGGCTCACCAACCTGGTGTTCCTCCCGCGCAACGGCACGGTGATGCAGATCGTCCCGTGGGGGGACATGAGGTGGGCGTCCTTTAGTGCCTTCGGAGCGCCGACGGCTGACATGGGGCTCCGGTACGTCGAGTACGAGGCCACCGCCGAGGAGACGACGCTCAAGTACATATACCCAAGGAACCACACCGTTTTCACCGACCCCCGCTCCATACAAAGGCAGGGGTTCGGTGTGGCTTGGGAGACTTTCTTCAACGGCCAGAACGTCACCCTCGACATTGACCGCTTCAGAGGGGTG
This genomic window from Aegilops tauschii subsp. strangulata cultivar AL8/78 chromosome 4, Aet v6.0, whole genome shotgun sequence contains:
- the LOC109750356 gene encoding uncharacterized protein, producing MKKARRNESGKKLASRAGARAIVWLLLPILVFVLLNADYMPQVPRLTGTSVTEAAEYFRQSTHKVPSSGIEDTIWQQQERLLHDVAKFRAEHDSVVEAPPSRESSHEMAGKLVGADRGTESAIWQQQRQLLREVAELRAAHKELLLEVAKLRAAHDLAVRAPPSPASTDETPGEAVDAQPSPPSSDETPGEAVHAQPSPASSNQTPGEAVEAPPSPPSSDETPVEAVEAPPFPTSNEETLGKANDAPPSPASNDETHSGAVDAQPSPPSSDETPGQAVEAPPSPTSSDETPGGVVDSKRDVAAPRSKSTCDFSGKRMDICAMEGDLRMHGKAATVYVVSASGDSYRPENGMVTIHPYPRKMETETMQTIREVTIRWNDPPGPDAPRCTVTHDVPALVFSTGGYLSNLFHAMTDGIIPLFNTVREYNGRVQLVVTDYNHEWVDKFRDILAALSNYPVIDFDADNEVRCFPSVHVGTESHKELGIIPALSRKGYTMTDFRDFLRSVYSLKREWSTPVNRASGDRPRLAMILRRNSRTFANEAETIAAATEVGFEVVPAGPEAMSDMARFAEVMNSCDVMVGVHGAGLANMVFLPRNATVLQVVPWGDLSWASFSAFGAPTADMGLRYVKYEATAEETTLKYVYPRDHAVFTDVPSINKQGYSMTWRIFLNGQNITLDIDRFRGVLQQIYQSTIMADPVVEALPPPNEMPSEAVDANKDLKNEENGGADGSLIKPDVPAPRSKSSCDFRNERMDVCAMEGDVRMHGKDATVYVVSASDDSYRPENGVLMIHPYTRKWEPQTMQTVREVIIRWSDPPGPEEPRCTVTHDVPAVVFSSGGYLANFFHAMTDGIIPLFNTAREYNGRVQLVATDYDPKWIGKFRNILGALSNYPVIDFDADDEVRCFPSVRVGTESHKELGIIPALSRKGYTMTDFREFLRSAYSLKREWSTPVNRAAGDRPRLVMLLRRRSREFANEAEAIATATEVGFEVVPAGPEVVSDMAQFAEVVNSCDVIMGVHGAGLTNLVFLPRNGTVLQVVPWGDMRWASFSAFGAPTADMGLRYVEYEATAEETTLKYVYPRDHAVFTDPRSIQKQGFGVAWGTFFNGQNVTLDINRFRGVLQQIYHDSVLPDPSLDSAPVVEAPPSPGSSDAVDANRDLGNEKGLQAMNGGVDGSSIKSDVAAPRSKSSCDFRSERMDTCAMEGDVRMHGKAASVYVVSASDDSYRPESGTVTIHPYTRKWEPQTMQTVREVTIRWSAPPGPDPPGCTVTHDVPAVIFSSGGYLANFFHAMTDGIIPLFNTAREYEGRVQLVATDYDSKWLGKFKDILAALSIYPVIDFDADDEVRCFPSVRVGTESHKELGIIPALSRKGYTMTDFRDFLRSAYSLKREWATPVNITSGDRPRLVMVSRRRSREIANEAEAVATATEVGFEVVPAGPEVVSDMARFAEVVNSCDVILGVHGAGLTNLVFLPRNGTVMQIVPWGDMRWASFSAFGAPTADMGLRYVEYEATAEETTLKYIYPRNHTVFTDPRSIQRQGFGVAWETFFNGQNVTLDIDRFRGVMQQIYQSATIT